A region of bacterium DNA encodes the following proteins:
- the ffh gene encoding signal recognition particle protein, protein MFDLIRDAFVRLKRELAGRGSLSEKEIKEFLRTLRLTLLEADVNYKAAKAFIERLDSKLAATEIYKSLAPGRQALKVVYEELALFLGAKAERLEFEKSPSVILLLGLQGIGKTTMAAKLARLYSGKKPLLVAADIKRPAAVEQLEALAKKSGADFFAPHQSAKSSRGDPDGRKVNLDTCLAALKHAKEHSNELVIIDSAGRLHIDDEMVGEIKEIKQALSPEYTLLVLDGLVGQDALRQTEEFHAKVGVSGAILTKLDADSRGGAAISFRHVTGLPIYFIGTGERVTDIEIFHPDRIASRILGEGDIQTMVEEVRQVVDENQSRQMAEKLMAGRLDFNDLLNQLKQVSKMGDISKLLERLPAGMTQGLGAEGEGGFDPSELKRTEAIILSMTPEERANPEILDGSRKLRIARGSGTTPRDVNQLIKQLEMMQGMAKMAKPGKALLSPLAPLGGRGRTVIGHGSGHGGKKKKRKKR, encoded by the coding sequence TGCGCACTCTGCGGCTTACCTTGCTCGAGGCGGACGTCAACTACAAGGCGGCAAAGGCTTTCATAGAGCGGCTGGACTCAAAGCTCGCGGCAACGGAGATATACAAGTCGCTTGCGCCGGGAAGGCAGGCGTTGAAGGTCGTCTACGAAGAACTCGCCCTGTTCCTCGGCGCAAAGGCCGAGCGGCTCGAGTTCGAGAAGTCGCCGTCCGTAATCCTCCTACTCGGCTTGCAGGGAATAGGCAAGACAACAATGGCCGCAAAGCTCGCCAGGCTTTACTCCGGTAAGAAACCTCTTCTCGTTGCGGCGGACATCAAGCGTCCGGCGGCGGTCGAGCAACTCGAGGCGCTTGCGAAAAAATCAGGCGCTGATTTCTTTGCACCTCACCAGAGTGCAAAATCCTCTCGCGGCGACCCCGACGGTCGGAAAGTAAATCTCGATACCTGCCTCGCGGCGCTCAAGCACGCGAAGGAGCATTCAAACGAGCTCGTCATCATAGACTCGGCGGGCAGGCTTCACATTGACGACGAGATGGTCGGAGAGATCAAAGAAATCAAGCAGGCGCTATCGCCCGAATACACGCTTCTCGTGCTCGACGGTCTGGTGGGTCAGGACGCATTGCGCCAGACCGAGGAGTTTCACGCAAAGGTGGGCGTTTCCGGCGCAATACTCACCAAGCTGGACGCGGACTCGCGCGGGGGCGCAGCCATAAGCTTCCGCCACGTTACGGGTCTTCCCATATACTTCATAGGCACGGGCGAGCGCGTCACCGATATCGAAATATTTCATCCTGACCGGATAGCGAGCCGCATACTGGGCGAGGGCGACATCCAGACGATGGTAGAGGAAGTCCGGCAAGTCGTCGACGAGAACCAATCGAGGCAGATGGCTGAAAAGCTCATGGCGGGCAGGCTCGACTTCAACGATCTCCTCAATCAACTCAAGCAGGTCTCAAAGATGGGCGACATCTCCAAGCTTCTGGAACGGCTGCCAGCGGGCATGACGCAGGGGCTGGGAGCGGAGGGGGAGGGCGGCTTCGATCCTTCCGAACTCAAGCGCACGGAGGCGATAATACTTTCCATGACGCCAGAGGAGCGCGCGAATCCCGAAATCCTTGACGGAAGCCGCAAGCTCCGCATAGCCAGAGGCTCGGGCACAACGCCTCGAGACGTGAACCAGCTTATTAAGCAGCTTGAGATGATGCAGGGCATGGCAAAGATGGCTAAGCCCGGCAAGGCCCTCCTCAGCCCCCTCGCCCCCCTGGGAGGGCGCGGCAGGACAGTCATCGGACACGGCAGCGGCCACGGCGGGAAGAAAAAGAAGCGGAAGAAGAGGTAG
- a CDS encoding DUF559 domain-containing protein gives MTEPERRLWFYYLRKLKPRFMRQRPIDNCIVDFYCTDLNLVIEIDGETHFTEEGKEHDEERTRILEGYGLHVIWFLNTDVMANLDGVATEIDRFGCKIISSNK, from the coding sequence ATGACCGAGCCCGAGCGCCGACTGTGGTTCTATTATCTCCGAAAGCTCAAGCCCCGCTTTATGCGTCAGCGTCCAATCGACAACTGCATCGTAGATTTCTATTGCACTGATTTGAATCTCGTCATCGAGATAGACGGGGAAACTCACTTTACCGAAGAAGGGAAAGAGCACGATGAGGAGAGAACGAGAATCCTTGAAGGCTATGGGCTGCACGTGATATGGTTCCTGAATACGGACGTAATGGCTAACCTTGACGGAGTAGCTACAGAGATTGACAGGTTTGGTTGCAAAATTATTAGTTCAAACAAATAA
- a CDS encoding T9SS type A sorting domain-containing protein encodes MKRNHLIKHLALLSLILVTGINAASKVEVEIEDFAFVPQQITILQGDTVEWKNRDNMGHTSTSGSPGEPNGLWDSGIISKDQTFSYVFDTSGTFNYYCKPHPWMTGVVTVNPKPDTGDTVVVGVTEKYGQTLSILDAGNSYITVYLPEAGYVSLILYDASGREISLVAQGNYVAGLYKISKPEVKSGVYFIRLVTGKLAVTRKIIEI; translated from the coding sequence ATGAAAAGAAATCATCTTATTAAGCACCTTGCTTTGCTCTCACTTATTTTAGTTACGGGAATAAATGCTGCGAGCAAGGTAGAAGTAGAGATTGAGGATTTTGCGTTCGTTCCGCAACAAATAACAATATTGCAAGGCGATACTGTTGAATGGAAAAACAGGGATAACATGGGCCACACATCAACAAGCGGCAGTCCAGGTGAACCGAACGGCCTGTGGGATTCAGGTATTATATCAAAAGATCAAACGTTCAGTTACGTCTTTGACACATCGGGAACGTTCAATTACTATTGCAAGCCGCACCCCTGGATGACCGGAGTTGTTACGGTTAATCCAAAACCCGATACTGGTGATACAGTAGTCGTCGGTGTAACAGAGAAATACGGGCAGACTCTGTCAATTCTAGACGCCGGTAACTCATACATAACCGTTTACCTGCCTGAAGCGGGTTATGTGTCCTTGATTCTCTATGACGCTTCAGGACGTGAGATTAGCTTGGTGGCTCAGGGTAATTACGTTGCAGGATTATACAAAATAAGCAAGCCTGAAGTGAAATCGGGTGTATATTTCATACGTTTGGTAACTGGAAAATTAGCCGTAACAAGGAAAATAATCGAGATTTAA
- a CDS encoding polysaccharide deacetylase family protein: protein MLTILEFHNISDKGVGWTNVIPRRFENILDLLISKTQVIEPWELQSHLRDKERSIEPFVMLSFDDGYKEIFTKAYPMMKERGLTGMVSIVVGYTGFRNKWDIMGGHLEHLGWDEISRLLEDGWSVCSHTITHPDLKRCTDDRLKWELELSKKIMEQNLKIEIQAVAYPFGRFNLRVLRAAHQVGYRVGFTVGAEPWSGPRVPLTTIRVPVYKIDGDSLIMAKVEKDGFLKGFDSIKNRAFNKMSLATSFVKRHSYKYIPEELFKSLTR, encoded by the coding sequence ATGCTGACCATTTTGGAGTTTCACAATATCTCTGATAAAGGTGTAGGTTGGACGAACGTTATTCCTCGGAGATTTGAGAATATCCTTGACCTCCTGATATCTAAGACTCAAGTAATCGAACCTTGGGAACTCCAATCACATCTTCGGGACAAAGAGCGCTCGATTGAGCCTTTTGTAATGTTAAGTTTTGACGACGGATACAAGGAAATTTTCACTAAGGCTTATCCCATGATGAAGGAAAGAGGTCTTACGGGAATGGTTTCAATCGTCGTAGGGTATACGGGTTTTCGAAATAAGTGGGACATAATGGGCGGTCATCTTGAACACCTGGGCTGGGATGAAATTTCAAGGCTCCTTGAAGACGGATGGAGCGTCTGTTCTCATACAATCACTCATCCTGATCTTAAAAGATGCACAGATGATCGTCTCAAGTGGGAGCTTGAGCTGTCTAAGAAAATAATGGAGCAGAACTTAAAGATTGAAATACAAGCCGTAGCTTATCCTTTCGGACGCTTTAACTTGCGTGTTCTCCGCGCAGCGCATCAAGTTGGCTACAGAGTTGGTTTTACAGTCGGTGCTGAACCCTGGAGCGGACCACGGGTCCCTTTGACCACCATACGCGTACCTGTCTATAAAATCGACGGTGATTCGCTTATCATGGCAAAGGTAGAAAAAGACGGTTTCTTAAAAGGGTTTGATTCTATTAAGAATAGAGCCTTCAATAAGATGTCTCTTGCAACAAGCTTCGTGAAACGTCATAGCTACAAGTACATACCCGAGGAACTCTTTAAAAGCTTAACCCGATAA